Proteins encoded in a region of the Orcinus orca chromosome 8, mOrcOrc1.1, whole genome shotgun sequence genome:
- the UNC93B1 gene encoding protein unc-93 homolog B1 isoform X1, which yields MEAEPPLYPVAGAVGAQGDEDQLGVPDGPEAPLDELVGAYPNYNEQEEERRYYRRKRLGVLKNVLAASAGGMLTYGVYLGLLQMQLILHYDETYREVKYGNMGLPDIDSKMLMGINVTPIVALLYTPVLIRFFGTKWMMFLAVGIYALFVSTNYWERYYTLVPSAVALGMAIVPLWASMGNYITRMAQKYYEYSHYKEQDEQGPQQRPPRGSHAPYLLVFQAIFYSFFHLSFACAQLPMIYFLNHYLYDLNHTLYKVQNCGTNSQGILSGFNKTVLRTLPRSRNLIVVESVLMAVAFLAMLLVLGLCGAAYRPTEEIDLRSVGWGNIFQLPFKHVRDFRLRHLVPFFIYSGFEVLFACTGLALGYGVCSVGLERLAYVLVAYSLGASAASALGLLGLWLPRPAPLVAGAGLHLLLTVSLFFWAPAPRVLQHIGVLYAVAVLWGVGSALNKTGLSTLLGILYEDKERQDFIFTIYHWWQAIAIFAVYLGSSLPMKAKLTVLLVTLVAAAASYLWMEQKLRRGVVPRQPRIPRPQHKVRGYRYLEEDNSDESDTEGECGGGRGDCAEEEAGPVGSEPGPKPAGLCRRPCPYEQALGGDGPEEQ from the exons ATGGAGGCGGAGCCGCCGCTCTATCCGGTGGCGGGGGCCGTGGGTGCGCAGGGCGATGAGGACCAACTCGGGGTCCCAGACGGGCCCGAGGCCCCG CTGGACGAGCTGGTGGGCGCGTACCCCAACTACAACGAGCAGGAGGAGGAGCGCCGCTACTACCGCCGCAAGCGGCTCGGCGTGCTCAAGAACGTGCTGGCGGCCAGCGCGGGCGGCATGCTCACCTACGGCGTCTACCTGG GCCTTCTGCAGATGCAGCTGATCCTGCACTATGATGAGACCTACCGGGAGGTGAAATACGGCAACATGGGGCTGCCTGACATCGACAGCAAGATGCTGATGGGCATCAACGTGACCCCCATCGTGGCCCTGCTCTACACACCTGTGCTCATCAG GTTTTTTGGCACCAAGTGGATGATGTTCCTGGCTGTGGGCATCTACGCCCTCTTTGTCTCCACCAACTACTGGGAGCGCTACTACACGCTTGTGCCCTCAGCCGTGGCGCTGGGCATGGCCATTGTGCCTCTTTGGGCCTCCATGGGCAACTACATCACCAG GATGGCCCAGAAATACTACGAGTACTCCCACTACAAAGAGCAGGACGAACAGGGCCCCCAGCAGCGCCCGCCTCGGGGCTCCCACGCACCCTACCTCCTGGTCTTCCAGGCCATCTTCTACAGCTTCTTCCAC CTGAGCTTTGCCTGCGCCCAGCTGCCCATGATCTACTTCCTGAACCATTACCTGTATGACCTGAACCACACGCTATACAAAGTGCAGAACTGCG GCACAAACAGCCAGGGCATCCTCAGCGGCTTCAACAAGACGGTTCTGCGGACGCTACCGCGGAGCCGAAACCTCATCGTGGTGGAGAGCGTGCTCATGGCGGTGGCCTTCCTGGCCATGCTGCTG GTGCTGGGCCTTTGCGGCGCGGCGTACCGGCCCACGGAGGAGATAGACCTGCGCAGCGTGGGCTGGGGCAACATTTTCCAGCTGCCCTTCAAGCACGTGCGCGACTTCCGCCTGCGCCACCTCGTGCCCTTCTTTATCTACAGCGGCTTCGAGGTGCTCTTTGCCTGCACTGGTCTCGCCCTG GGCTATGGCGTGTGCTCAGTGGGGCTGGAACGCCTGGCGTACGTCCTCGTGGCTTATAGCCTGGGTGCCTCGGCCGCCTCGGCGCTGGGCCTGCTGGGGCTGTGGCTGCCGCGCCCGGCGCCTCTGGtggccggggctgggctgcaccTGCTGCTCACTGTCAGCCTCTTTTTCTGGGCCCCCGCGCCCCGGGTCCTGCAACACATCGGGGTCCTCTATGCAGTAGCCGTGCTCTGGGGTGTGGGCAGTGCCCTCAACAAGACGGGGCTTAGCA CACTCCTGGGAATCCTGTACGAGGACAAGGAGAGGCAAGACTTCATCTTCACCATCTACCACTGGTGGCAGGCCATAGCCATCTTCGCAGTCTACTTGGGCTCAAGCCTGCCCATGAAG GCTAAGCTGACGGTGCTGCTGGTGACGCTGGTGGCGGCCGCAGCCTCATACCTGTGGATGGAGCAGAAGCTGCGGCGGGGCGTGGTCCCGCGCCAGCCCCGCATCCCGCGGCCCCAGCACAAGGTGCGCGGCTACCGCTACCTGGAGGAGGACAACTCTGACGAGAGCGACACAGAGGGCGAGTGCGGCGGCGGCCGGGGGGACTGCGCGGAGGAGGAGGCGGGGCCCGTGGGGTCAGAGCCCGGCCCCAAACCAGCCGGTCTCTGCCGCCGGCCCTGCCCCTACGAACAGGCGCTGGGAGGCGATGGGCCCGAGGAGCAGTGA
- the UNC93B1 gene encoding protein unc-93 homolog B1 isoform X2 — protein sequence MEAEPPLYPVAGAVGAQGDEDQLGVPDGPEAPLDELVGAYPNYNEQEEERRYYRRKRLGVLKNVLAASAGGMLTYGVYLGLLQMQLILHYDETYREVKYGNMGLPDIDSKMLMGINVTPIVALLYTPVLIRFFGTKWMMFLAVGIYALFVSTNYWERYYTLVPSAVALGMAIVPLWASMGNYITRMAQKYYEYSHYKEQDEQGPQQRPPRGSHAPYLLVFQAIFYSFFHLSFACAQLPMIYFLNHYLYDLNHTLYKVQNCGTNSQGILSGFNKTVLRTLPRSRNLIVVESVLMAVAFLAMLLVLGLCGAAYRPTEEIDLRSVGWGNIFQLPFKHVRDFRLRHLVPFFIYSGFEVLFACTGLALGYGVCSVGLERLAYVLVAYSLGASAASALGLLGLWLPRPAPLVAGAGLHLLLTVSLFFWAPAPRVLQHIGVLYAVAVLWGVGSALNKTGLSRVEGSPADTAGTDEGCEHPRGMPWTSCGPPGWAWESGTPGNPVRGQGEARLHLHHLPLVAGHSHLRSLLGLKPAHEG from the exons ATGGAGGCGGAGCCGCCGCTCTATCCGGTGGCGGGGGCCGTGGGTGCGCAGGGCGATGAGGACCAACTCGGGGTCCCAGACGGGCCCGAGGCCCCG CTGGACGAGCTGGTGGGCGCGTACCCCAACTACAACGAGCAGGAGGAGGAGCGCCGCTACTACCGCCGCAAGCGGCTCGGCGTGCTCAAGAACGTGCTGGCGGCCAGCGCGGGCGGCATGCTCACCTACGGCGTCTACCTGG GCCTTCTGCAGATGCAGCTGATCCTGCACTATGATGAGACCTACCGGGAGGTGAAATACGGCAACATGGGGCTGCCTGACATCGACAGCAAGATGCTGATGGGCATCAACGTGACCCCCATCGTGGCCCTGCTCTACACACCTGTGCTCATCAG GTTTTTTGGCACCAAGTGGATGATGTTCCTGGCTGTGGGCATCTACGCCCTCTTTGTCTCCACCAACTACTGGGAGCGCTACTACACGCTTGTGCCCTCAGCCGTGGCGCTGGGCATGGCCATTGTGCCTCTTTGGGCCTCCATGGGCAACTACATCACCAG GATGGCCCAGAAATACTACGAGTACTCCCACTACAAAGAGCAGGACGAACAGGGCCCCCAGCAGCGCCCGCCTCGGGGCTCCCACGCACCCTACCTCCTGGTCTTCCAGGCCATCTTCTACAGCTTCTTCCAC CTGAGCTTTGCCTGCGCCCAGCTGCCCATGATCTACTTCCTGAACCATTACCTGTATGACCTGAACCACACGCTATACAAAGTGCAGAACTGCG GCACAAACAGCCAGGGCATCCTCAGCGGCTTCAACAAGACGGTTCTGCGGACGCTACCGCGGAGCCGAAACCTCATCGTGGTGGAGAGCGTGCTCATGGCGGTGGCCTTCCTGGCCATGCTGCTG GTGCTGGGCCTTTGCGGCGCGGCGTACCGGCCCACGGAGGAGATAGACCTGCGCAGCGTGGGCTGGGGCAACATTTTCCAGCTGCCCTTCAAGCACGTGCGCGACTTCCGCCTGCGCCACCTCGTGCCCTTCTTTATCTACAGCGGCTTCGAGGTGCTCTTTGCCTGCACTGGTCTCGCCCTG GGCTATGGCGTGTGCTCAGTGGGGCTGGAACGCCTGGCGTACGTCCTCGTGGCTTATAGCCTGGGTGCCTCGGCCGCCTCGGCGCTGGGCCTGCTGGGGCTGTGGCTGCCGCGCCCGGCGCCTCTGGtggccggggctgggctgcaccTGCTGCTCACTGTCAGCCTCTTTTTCTGGGCCCCCGCGCCCCGGGTCCTGCAACACATCGGGGTCCTCTATGCAGTAGCCGTGCTCTGGGGTGTGGGCAGTGCCCTCAACAAGACGGGGCTTAGCA GGGTGGAAGGAAGTCCCGCGGACACTGCGGGGACAGATGAGGGCTGTGAACACCCTCGAGGCATGCCATGGACATCCTGTGGACCCCCAGGGTGGGCATGGGAGTCAGG CACTCCTGGGAATCCTGTACGAGGACAAGGAGAGGCAAGACTTCATCTTCACCATCTACCACTGGTGGCAGGCCATAGCCATCTTCGCAGTCTACTTGGGCTCAAGCCTGCCCATGAAG GCTAA